Within the Mumia flava genome, the region GGTCGACGAGGCGGGGGCCCCGAGCCCGGACCCCGCCGACGCCTCGCTCGCCGGCGGGATGCGCGTGGTCTGCCACCTCGCCGGGCTGTCGCCCGGCGTCGCCCGGACCCATCTGCGGCACCTGGTCGTGGAGACGTGGATCCCGCGCGACGCGCTCGTCGTGGACTCGCTCGCGACCGTGTACGCCGGAGCGGCCTGGCACGAGCGCGAGACGCACGAGATGTTCGGGATCGGGTTCGACTCCGCGGGTCCGCTCGAGGCGCTGCTGCTGCCCGACGCCTTCGAGGGGCACCCGCTGCGCAAGGAGTTCGTGCTGGCCTCGCGCGTGGTGAAGCCGTGGCCGGGCGCGAAGGAGCCGGGCGAGTCCGACGCCGACGTCGCCTCGCCGAGCCGGCGCCGCACCCGCCCGCCCGGTGTCCCGGAGCCGGAGCAGTGGGGGCCGCGCGAGCGCGGCAGCGATGCACCCGACCCGCTGGCGCACGCCACCACGCCGTCCGGTCCGGCGCGGCCGCGCCGCGCGCGCCGCGCCGTACCACCCAAGGAGCCGCCCGGCGACGGAGGCACCGATGGCTGACGTCCTCGAGATCCTGCTGCGCTGCGTCCTCGTGCTGGTGGCGTTCCTGACCCTGCCGCTGCTGGTGGGGCAGATGGAGCACAAGGTGATGGCGCACATGCAGTCGCGGGTCGGTCCGATGTACGCGGGTGGGTTCCACGGCTGGGCCCAGCTGGTCGCCGACGGGGTGAAGTTCGTCCAGAAGGAGGACGTCGTCCCGGCCGCCGCCGACCGGAGGATCTTCGCGCTCGCGCCCGCGGTCGCCCTCGTCCCGTACCTCGCCGTCTTCGTGGTGATCCCGCTCGGCCCGACGGTGGTCGGCGTCGACCTCGACCTCGGGCTGTTCTTCGCGCTCGCCGTGATGAGCGTCGGCGTCCTCGGCACCTTGATGGGCGCGTGGGCCAGCGCGAACAAGTACTCGCTGCTCGGTGGCCTGCGCCTGGCCGTGCAGCTGATGAGCTACGAGCTCCCGATGGTCCTGGCGGCGGTGTCGGCTGCGATGGCGGCCGGCACGCTGTCGCTGATCGGCATCGTGGGGGCGTGGGAGTGGTCCTGGCTGCTGTGGCAGCTGCCGGCCCTGGTCGTCTTCGTCGTCGCCGGGCTGGCCGAGCTCCAGCGCCCGCCGTTCGACATGCCCCTGGCCGACGGCGAGCTGGTCTTCGGGCCCTACACGGAGTACGGCG harbors:
- a CDS encoding NADH-quinone oxidoreductase subunit C — translated: MATWTQEVLDLARVIGGDRARLREEFGRPTLTVPSGWWRSSIVALRDRAHLTYFDWLSAVDEAGAPSPDPADASLAGGMRVVCHLAGLSPGVARTHLRHLVVETWIPRDALVVDSLATVYAGAAWHERETHEMFGIGFDSAGPLEALLLPDAFEGHPLRKEFVLASRVVKPWPGAKEPGESDADVASPSRRRTRPPGVPEPEQWGPRERGSDAPDPLAHATTPSGPARPRRARRAVPPKEPPGDGGTDG
- the nuoH gene encoding NADH-quinone oxidoreductase subunit NuoH, producing the protein MADVLEILLRCVLVLVAFLTLPLLVGQMEHKVMAHMQSRVGPMYAGGFHGWAQLVADGVKFVQKEDVVPAAADRRIFALAPAVALVPYLAVFVVIPLGPTVVGVDLDLGLFFALAVMSVGVLGTLMGAWASANKYSLLGGLRLAVQLMSYELPMVLAAVSAAMAAGTLSLIGIVGAWEWSWLLWQLPALVVFVVAGLAELQRPPFDMPLADGELVFGPYTEYGGIRFAMFLLAEYAGIVVLAALTTTLFLGGWRGPASDEIGWLWVLVKTFVVAFGVVWARVAWPRLREDQLNALAWKVLVPLALAQLALTTVVVLL